A single region of the Sphaeramia orbicularis chromosome 6, fSphaOr1.1, whole genome shotgun sequence genome encodes:
- the hbp1 gene encoding HMG box-containing protein 1 has translation MDESFDPLKCNEDLPSSPGCHMDYDDMPELQEVEEDQRSPELFQVGAGVSHQELSCSPSTNWLAELANIATSPQSPLLKDAPHKRSSPVHIFGNSNSLHSYARPPLASSAPNPSRGHLRERRRVRASSESESGVFSMSSSFSDDEDMAWSHSWPSTAWHCFLKGTRLRFHRGPNVEWQEADELGDSDDDSDDETMMPSSSSLKRYGSEGLKLVSHEDTISFGQAVLKLTFDPGSPDDSLLTAECRLDHPFFVKNKGWSSFYPSLTVVHHGIPCYEMQLGDICLPPNHPDAINCDDSVVFDTFRSYDFTPLDSSAVYVLSSMARQRRTSLSSGGAVSPDCDKLERSSSPQSSSSKSGRSHTSGTASSATPTKCKRPMNAFMLFAKKYRVEYTQMYPGKDNRAISVILGDKWKKMKNEERRMYTMEAKALAEEQKRLNPDCWKRKRTNSGSQQT, from the exons ATGGACGAGTCCTTTGATCCACTCAAGTGTAATGAGGACCTGCCCTCCTCACCTGGGTGCCACATGGATTATG ATGATATGCCAGAGCTGCAAGAGGTGGAGGAGGACCAGAGGTCTCCTGAGCTGTTCCAGGTTGGAGCAGGAGTGTCCCACCAGGAGCTCAGCTGTTCTCCCAGCACCAACTGGCTCGCTGAGTTGGCTAACATTGCCACCAGTCCTCAGAGCCCATTACTGAAGGATGCCCCGCATAAGAG atcaTCTCCAGTCCACATTTTTGGCAACAGTAATAGTTTACATTCCTATGCCCGGCCTCCATTAGCGAGCAGTGCACCCAACCCCTCCAGAGGACACCTCAGGGAGCGTAGGCGTGTCCGG GCCAGCAGTGAATCCGAATCTGGAGTTTTCTCAATGTCTTCATCGTTTTCTGATGATGAAGACATGGCCTGGTCACACTCCTGGCCTTCTACAGCCTGGCATTGCTTCCTTAAAG GAACTCGCCTGCGCTTCCATCGAGGTCCTAATGTGGAGTGGCAGGAAGCAGATGAACTTGGCGATTCTGATGATGACTCAGACGATGAAACCATGATgccatcctcctcctctttgaaG AGATATGGTTCTGAGGGGCTGAAGTTGGTGAGCCATGAGGACACCATATCTTTTGGCCAGGCAGTTCTgaaactgacctttgaccctggctCCCCTGATGACAGCCTTTTGACAGCCGAGTGTCGACTGGATcacccattttttgtgaaaaataaag GGTGGTCCTCCTTTTATCCGAGCCTTACTGTGGTGCACCATGGGATCCCGTGTTATGAGATGCAGCTTGGTGACATATGCCTGCCACCAAACCACCCAGATGCCATAAACTGTGATGACTCTGTTGTCTTTGATACTTTCAGAAG TTATGACTTTACCCCACTGGATTCCTCAGCAGTGTATGTGCTCAGCAGTATGGCTCGTCAGCGCAGGACCTCCCTGTCCAGCGGAGGTGCCGTCAGTCCAGACTGTGATAAACTTGAACGCTCCAGCTCCCCACAATCTTCTAGTAGCAAATCAGGCAGGAGCCACACCTCAGGGACAGCCAGCAGTGCCACACCCACAAAGTGCAAGCGGCCAATGAATGCCTTCATGCTCTTCGCCAAGAAGTACCGAGTGGAATACACACAGATGTATCCTGGAAAAGACAACAG AGCCATTAGTGTCATCCTGGGTGACAagtggaagaagatgaagaacgaGGAGAGGAGGATGTACACCATGGAGGCCAAGGCTCTCGCTGAGGAGCAGAAAAGGCTCAATCCAGACTGCTGGAAGCGTAAAAGAACCAACTCA GGTTCCCAGCAGACCTAG
- the prkar2b gene encoding cAMP-dependent protein kinase type II-beta regulatory subunit: protein MSIEIPEGLTELLQSFTVEVLRNQPRDLLEFALQYFTQLKDSETKEASFGNDQNSAPRPGKAVNFIDEAMQIDSEDGEEDDDDDEEFIAPVINRFIRRASVCAEAFNPDEDEEDKEPRVTYPKTDEQRQRLQEACRDILLFKNLDPEEMSQVLDAMFEKFCTEGEHIIDQDDDGDNFYVIESGMFNIFVKVDGNDKLVGCYDNRGSFGELALMYNTPRAATIIATSPGALWCLDRLTFRRIIVKNNAKKRKMYEAFIETLPLLTSLELSERMKVVDVLSTKVFSDAQQIIAQGDLADSFYIVESGQVRITMKRSRTKKDQEEEEVDIATCSRGQYFGELALVTNKPRAASAYAVGSVKCLVMDIKAFERLLGPCMDIMKRNIANYEEQLVTLFGSSTEIEQQSA from the exons ATGAGTATAGAAATTCCTGAAGGACTGACGGAGCTGTTACAGAGCTTTACCGTGGAAGTGTTGAGGAATCAGCCCAGGGATTTACTCGAGTTTGCATTACAGTACTTCACCCAGCTGAAGGACAGTGAGACCAAAGAGGCCTCTTTTGGCAATGACCAAAATTCGGCCCCTAGACCTGGAAAAGCGGTCAATTTTATTGACGAAGCCATGCAGATCGACTCGGAAGATGGAGAGGAGGACGACGACGATGACGAGGAATTCATAG CACCAGTGATAAACAGATTCATCAGAAGAGCATCAG TGTGTGCTGAAGCTTTCAAtcctgatgaagatgaagaggataaAGAGCCAAGG GTCACTTACccaaaaacagatgaacagaGACAGAGGCTACAGGAAGCGTGTAGGGACATTCTTCTATTCAAGAATTTGGATCCG GAGGAGATGTCTCAGGTGCTTGATGCCATGTTTGAGAAGTTTTGCACAGAGGGGGAGCACATCATTGATCAGGACGATGATGGGGATAACTTCTATGTCATCGAAAG TGGGATGTTTAACATTTTTGTGAAGGTTGATGGAAATGACAAGCTGGTAGGCTGCTATGACAACCGAGGCAGCTTTGGTGAACTGGCATTGATGTACAACACCCCCAGGGCAGCCACAATAATCGCCACTTCGCCTGGAGCCCTTTGGTGCCTA GACCGTCTGACATTCAGAAGGATCATAGTGAAAAATAATGCCAAGAAGAGGAAGATGTATGAGGCATTTATTGAAACACTACCGTTGCTTACATCATTAGAG CTCTCAGAGAGAATGAAAGTAGTCGATGTGCTCTCCACCAAGGTGTTCAGCGATGCACAGCAGATTATTGCTCAG GGTGATTTAGCAGATAGCTTCTACATTGTTGAGTCCGGCCAAGTTAGAATCACCATGAAGAGAAGCAGG ACAAAAAAAGAccaagaggaagaggaggtggacaTCGCTACATGTTCTCGAGGCCAATATTTTGGAGAATTGGCCCTGGTTACAAACAAGCCCAGGGCAGCGTCAGCCTATGCTGTGGGAAGCGTCAAATGTCTGG TCATGGACATTAAAGCCTTTGAGAGATTGCTGGGCCCTTGCATGGACATCATGAAGAGAAACATTGCTAACTACGAAGAGCAGCTGGTGACCCTGTTTGGAAGTAGCACTGAGATTGAACAACAAAGTGCATGA